CAAACTTGCTGAACAAGTATGGTTTTCATAAAACAAACTCATGCACACCAATTGTGCATGGGTTAATTTTAGCCCAATGCTTTCATTATAAGAGAGTGTCGTGAAGAATTTGAACCATGCACTTTCCTGTTTTTGTAAGGATGGATCCATGGCAGCAGTGAGAAGCAATATGAGCCGATCTAAACATAGAACTCAGCATCCCAAACGCGGCCACTAGATGCAGGGCTACTTTTAACCATGCCTGACAACCCTTCCAATCCATGAAATAgtcaataaaaatcaatgaaataacCCACAAAAAGATTGTACAGTGCTCCGAGAGGTACctttgcaaattagcattttcaCCAACTCGTTTTCAGCACATTGAACTATCAAAATAGAACTGTTTGCAGACAACGGATTGCTCTGTCATTgattaaaaaaattcattttaacgcaaatttagatcatatttttgCAAATTGCAGATGCAAGAACAACGGAAATACAAAGCAAGAGGCTACCAATATTAGATTTACACTGAAAAAGACATAAACGGTTCAGACTATAAGCTGTAACAACAAAGAAATATGCCCACATTTCTAGAAACTGTGTCTAGTCAGCAGCGATAGTATCGAGAAAGACTGTGTGGTCATATATCTCACGTAATCTGCACACCAAAGAAACTGCAGCTATGTTTACCTGGTTCACTATTGAAAAGCAACATGGGTTGCAGATGGAGAAAGCCATACAGGCGCTTTGGATACAATAAAGTAGCTTTTGAAAGGCCGGATATTGGAACGTTGCATCATGCCATTCTGAGATCATATTTCGCAAAAAATCGGTTCCTGCCCCTCAAAGCCTTCGCCCGGTAGTAGGCAATGTGTATTCCATACACAAACGGATAGGGTACTTTTCATCGTACAGAGGAACTAGCTGACTGGGATGGTATCAACCAGTGGAGACGGGAATATTAACTTCATTAAGGTAGactgcgcctcggggacagatattcggactcctgaagtttaattattttctgatataccacatgtgggggttcattttaaagctcttggtgtgagaaaacttttcaccgtcttatttttcaaaattcgaaaattttatttttctccatagagttaacacatggatggcggccattttgaattttaaatatcggtaaatcttgagttaaggtagaacgcacctcggggacagaaattcgggccttcaaattttttcaattttcttctgacctaccacttgtgggggctcattttgaagctctttgcaaagaaaagttttcaccgtcttagttttttgaaaatcgaaaattttatttttcccatagagtttacacagggatggcggccattttgaattttaaatatcgagaaatcgcaagataTTTGTCTttctagtatcaaagtttgcacggtgacccctgatttttattcttgctttggtaagagaatggttcaaagtttcacttaggaaaatatgagcaaaagtttaagtctttcactttcgaggtgcatactaccttaagcttatttgtttctctagtacaaaaatttgcacggtgacccccgtttttattcttgattttgaaagtggatcgttgaaagattccttatggaaagtttgagcaaaagtttaagtctttcactttcgagacgcatactacctcatATCAAAATGTACCGTATCCAAGAGCAAGTAATGGGATTTGACTCATTTGCATCCAATGTACGTTTACCGCCATTGCAGTAAAAATAATACAGCTCTGTCTATCATGTCTGTATAGTTTATGTGATTGCATCATGGACAATAGGTCGAATTCCACAGAGGGGCGGGGGTTGTCCCGTCTGCAGCTGTGCGTATGGCCCAAACAACAGATTTGTTGCTATGCACAACATATGCCAACACCCCTTGTGCATATCCATTTTTTTAATGGCTGCTGTACCAAAACTGGTGACTGCAGCTGAAACAGCTCCGTATGAACGAAGGGCCGGGACGCAACCAAAGTTTATTTGAGAAACTCTTGGAGTTATCGGAAATCTACAAAACTGGTGAATTATCAACGtgcatcaaatgctgaatttgtTTTACATTATGATTGAGCTTCACCGCCAATTTCTGGGAATAGGCAATATTTATCAACAAGTCTTCCTTTCAATCgtgaaatattatgcaaataggcCGACAATTTGATAATGATCAACACTTGAAAACTTGTGCACCTTTGGCATGATTGCCTTGATAATTAGCATAAAAGAACTTCAGGTAAAGCACTGTGGACATGTTCTAATATTTGGTATTGCTAACAACACAGTGGAGCTTGTCAGATATGGGGCTGACAAGCATTGTAAGGCATACGTCAACTTTTTGGTGTGGcgaagttatgacaaactgttCGACCAATAACTTTAATTTGTTGTTTCGTGCAAATATTTCTTCTTCTGAGAAAGCCTATCTCCATAGTGCTATTCGGTCTGCAGTATCCCGAGGATTTTTGTTGTTCAGATCTGTTCAGATTACTACCTAATTAGTGTTTGGGAGCACATTTGAGAGTGTCGTTTTTTGAAACTAAACCCAACTTCCGACCGTAAAGTTTTGATCTGCTAGATTGTTTTCATTAATTGATCAAATGGTGAAGATGCTACCGATAATTTAGTTCAATACTCTCCGCAGAGTTAATACTACAACAGTCATAAATGGATAATACCAGACAGGTATATATGACTGTAACAAATGGTGTATTAATTATCATAATTTCCTGTCACACTATGATTTTGTCGTTCTACCTATCTGCGCTAGAACCGGTGTTCTGTCAACCTCTTTTTAGCAAGCGGACGATCACATATAACTCTAAAAATCGAACAGAAgtattcaaaataatttcaggGGAATTCTTCtgtcctttatatttaataAGAAGTACGGTATCTACAACACATCAATATATTAAGGATCTTGTTACTAGTACCTTCGTTTGTAAGACGTTATAATATCCATGATGCCAGCTGATACACGCCTCGTCGTAACAGAAACTTGAACAGTATCCGTCCAACTACTTGACAACACTTAACCATTCACTTTCATGATCAAGAACCAAAACAGGGTTTGCTGGTTTTGGATTTAAGGGACAAAATGCATTTAcctaccgatatttgaaattctaagtGAACGCTATAGCCTGTGTTCACAAGAACAAGATTTGAAACTTCTTCATTCCATAGGTTTCAAAATGGGTCAATACAAGCAGCGGACCAAAGTAGCATTGCAAACATTTTAGCGTTCCAAAAACTATTTACAATGCGCATTTTTGCTTACTAAATTATCCGGGCCTATAAAAGGTTCCAAAACCGACCTGTAAGTACCTTGCTGCTAGTTTTGCTTCTTCAATAACGACATCACATTTCCCAGGTTTCGCCGACTATTCTTTCTGCTCTAATCGTAATCTATGAAATTTCCCAATACTCTAACCCTGCCACGTTCCGTGAACCAGATGCTAACAGGTGTTCAGAGGATCAAaatgatatgagagagagagaagggggACTTCTGATCATAATGTATGTGCTaacaataaatatgcatgtaGTCCATGGTTTTACAGTCTAATCACTCAATACAACATGGTGTACTCTACATGCTAATCAAAACAGGCATCCTTGGAAGATTCAAAATAGCAAGCTGTTCATTTACCTGGTGCACAGCTAATGAACAAAATTTCGTCTGAGGaacaatggaaaacaaattgGACATGTTGGCGATAGGCACGTTTGAGGGAATATTATTTTGGGAATGTAAGTTCTTGTGTGTCCTTCAGAATATACATAAGTATGGTTTGACAATATAAGGACGGCGATACCGACGAAGTCTTCCATACTTGTTTTGGCGGCCAAACCAGTTAGTGATCAAGCAGCCATGAAGCTATTTGCTCTTGTAGTTCTTGTCGTTCTCATTCAAGAGGTAAGATAGAGCATTATGATGATTCATTGAACCAATCAGCGTTTTCTTAGCCCGATAGAACACCTCATCTGCAGCACCTGAACAAGTGCATTCTTATCGCCAAATGTACGATTGTCAAGTTTTGAACTTTCCGTTGAAGTTTCTCAACCGTgctttttaatatttcactCTTTTACATTAATACCACGCTTACATTTTTAAACTTGATTTATGCGGCCATTTCTCATAGAGTCGAGGTATTTCTTTCTgctgataatattttatttcttcaaaatCTGGATCattaactttggtcaagtcgcACCAGATATATCCTCCAAGTACGCGAAATATCATGCAGATGAACAATAccattgacatgaaaatgctaAATCACCTTGAAAACTATCAGAAGCTTGATATACGATCAAAAGATATTGCAAGATTCATCAGACTTGATGCAGTCATTTCGAGAATGTTTGACTTAATGACAATTTACTCCTTATGTAGCATTAACTATGAAAACCATGCAAACAATAACACTGATTACGAACAGGAATCGGGAAAAGGAATCGTTGTCAAAGATTTTTTTCCAATCCGTGCGACCATTCTAGATGTAAAGCTCAAGCTGCAAATGTTCTCTACAAATGTAAATTAGTCGTTATAAATTTAAATAAGTCGTTTCTTAAAATCTGTCATTGCTGATACAGATAAAAGatagagtgtgtgtgtgtgtgtgtatcgcATATAtcccatgtatgtatgtatgtatgtatgtatgtatgtattatatgtatgtatgtatgtgtgtatgtatgtatgtatgtatgtatgtatgtatgtatgtatgtatgtatgtatgtagatgtatccatgtatctatctatctaggtGAACACATACAACACCTTGGTCATATTCGACTTTAAACTGTGAAGGATGGAAAAGGGTCGACTTCTTGCCCCATCTCAATAACTTTGTTATGCCTTTTTTTCTGCTGTATATATTGTACTTTCATCTGTTAACTTGTTTGATGCCACACTATAAATAAgttgaatatattttatctaCATAAGAAATAGTATGGCGTCCTAACTTTGTGCGTCATCGATGTAAATTGTCTGTAACACTTTTACACCATGTAAGATGCTTAGACCTGCTCTCAATTCAGTAAGTCAAGTGACACTTGATCTTTTTAACAGATATCTTGCCATCCAATGTATGGCGTTGGCGAAGACAACCAGCTTTACACTCGTAGCGTTAGGAACGGGTCTTGGAAAGCAACGGGCGAGAAAAGTTGCTGTGTTATTGCATCGGCCCAACTTCCGGATGGCTCCCTCGTTGGAGTTGGCACTGATAACAGAGTGTATACCAAGAGGACGGCAAACGTAGGAAACTGGGAAGGCCCCATCCCTCGGACCTGCTGTCTCCTAGACATAGACGTCTTAGAAGACGGCACTTTTGTCGGAGTCAACCAGAACAGAAGGCTGGTGAAACGCAAGTCCCTGACGGAAGGCGAATGGGAAATCGTGGAGAACGGCTGCTGCGTGAAGAACATAGCCGTGATGCCTGATGGGTCGATCCTCGGCCTGAGAAGGAAAGGAAACCTCGGCATCCGTGAGGGAGTGGAGGGCGAGTGGAACTTTTTGAAGTCGAGGAAACCACTGATGAAGGCCATCGCTGTCGAGCCTAGTGGCGTGATATACGGTGTGTGCGAAGAAACATGTGAGATGCGTGTTCTCGGTGAAGATGGAGAATGGGATGAGGAGCCTATCCCAAACAGTGAATGTATGATCCATATCAGATCTGAAGAAAATTTAGGTAAGATACGAAAGTTAAATCTTGCAGGAAAACTAATAATCTTAAGAAGCTGTCATTAGTCATCCTTTGAA
This genomic window from Ptychodera flava strain L36383 chromosome 10, AS_Pfla_20210202, whole genome shotgun sequence contains:
- the LOC139141420 gene encoding uncharacterized protein yields the protein MKLFALVVLVVLIQEISCHPMYGVGEDNQLYTRSVRNGSWKATGEKSCCVIASAQLPDGSLVGVGTDNRVYTKRTANVGNWEGPIPRTCCLLDIDVLEDGTFVGVNQNRRLVKRKSLTEGEWEIVENGCCVKNIAVMPDGSILGLRRKGNLGIREGVEGEWNFLKSRKPLMKAIAVEPSGVIYGVCEETCEMRVLGEDGEWDEEPIPNSECMIHIRSEENLAPPLNDKAAHRTSYLDLENTL